Proteins from one Calditerrivibrio sp. genomic window:
- a CDS encoding DUF167 domain-containing protein translates to MKLKVYVQPGSKKQCFDGFFNEHVKIKLKSPPLDGKANEELIDFLSEKLGISKKEIRLISGDKSRYKLIDIGSEIDIKDFLKILNG, encoded by the coding sequence ATGAAACTAAAAGTGTATGTGCAACCTGGATCTAAGAAACAGTGTTTTGATGGTTTTTTTAACGAACATGTTAAGATAAAATTAAAGTCTCCACCTCTGGATGGGAAGGCAAATGAAGAGCTTATAGATTTTTTGTCAGAGAAATTAGGAATATCTAAAAAAGAGATCAGACTCATCAGTGGGGATAAATCACGGTATAAGTTAATAGATATAGGTTCAGAAATAGATATCAAAGATTTTTTAAAAATATTAAACGGTTAA
- a CDS encoding ABC transporter permease, producing the protein MNRFIYSIGNFFVDGTKFLKDYVKFCNKIVTQFLTFKILNPAIFLVTTRQIYFTGVQILRVVIVFAIIFGLGLVGILGKFLFSIGAQHQTGKVFVVIVIREVAPFLTALLLSLRSATAVGAEISMMKLGWEIKALKTHGIDEYSYLFLPRVFAGMVCSFSLAVFFAFTAVTVGYLYLSFQMNITFDYMVMLIFNELNLSDVLCFIYKTVMFGFVLMTLPIYTSMGVGKATTDVPIALLRGMMRVFYGLMFVEITGVFI; encoded by the coding sequence ATGAACAGATTTATATATAGTATAGGCAATTTTTTTGTAGATGGCACAAAGTTCTTAAAAGATTATGTTAAATTCTGTAATAAAATCGTCACCCAGTTTTTAACCTTTAAAATATTAAATCCTGCTATTTTCTTAGTAACAACAAGACAGATATATTTTACAGGTGTACAGATATTAAGGGTAGTAATTGTCTTTGCCATAATCTTTGGTCTGGGACTTGTGGGAATATTGGGTAAGTTTCTTTTCAGCATTGGAGCCCAACATCAGACAGGTAAGGTATTTGTTGTTATAGTAATTAGAGAAGTAGCACCTTTTTTAACAGCACTTTTATTATCCCTCAGAAGCGCCACTGCAGTTGGCGCAGAAATATCGATGATGAAGCTCGGCTGGGAGATTAAGGCTTTAAAAACCCATGGAATAGATGAATACAGTTATCTCTTTTTACCCAGAGTATTTGCTGGTATGGTATGCTCGTTTTCACTTGCTGTTTTTTTTGCTTTTACCGCAGTAACCGTTGGATATCTTTATTTGAGTTTTCAGATGAACATTACCTTTGATTATATGGTCATGCTGATCTTTAATGAGCTCAATCTAAGTGATGTATTATGTTTTATATATAAGACTGTTATGTTTGGATTTGTTCTTATGACATTACCTATATATACCTCAATGGGCGTAGGTAAAGCCACTACAGATGTTCCTATAGCATTACTAAGAGGGATGATGAGGGTCTTTTATGGCTTGATGTTTGTTGAAATTACAGGGGTATTTATATGA
- the argJ gene encoding bifunctional glutamate N-acetyltransferase/amino-acid acetyltransferase ArgJ, whose product MKLVENGGVCTPLGFSSAAVSADIKGNKSGKLDLAILISEVPCNVAAVFTTNKVKAAPVIAGLEQIKSCAQFYGILVNSGNANACTGKQGIVDYHDITKNFEKKLNLPPGSLLMASTGVIGVRLPVEKFYAYTEALIDKIDDEDDDFTKAIMTTDTKPKKIAVLVETKNGVYVIGAAAKGAGMISPSMATMLSFITTDAVIDKDLMQTILSKVVEKSFNSITVDGDMSTNDSVFLFSNGLSGIKLTTQEELQEFENALLYVCNHLSRSIVLDGEGATKLVHILVKNAKTYQDAKTCASKIANSPLVKTMFFGSDPNWGRLMASIGASMIDIDPEKIDIYFDNLKYVENSRLIDPCLEKDVHEIMLKNEYIITIDLKVGNAEAQIMTCDFSYDYVKINADYRS is encoded by the coding sequence ATGAAACTTGTAGAAAATGGTGGTGTTTGTACCCCTCTTGGTTTTTCATCAGCAGCTGTTTCTGCAGATATAAAAGGTAACAAATCTGGTAAACTTGACCTTGCCATCTTAATATCCGAAGTCCCATGTAATGTTGCTGCAGTTTTTACAACCAATAAAGTAAAAGCTGCACCTGTCATTGCAGGATTAGAACAGATAAAGAGTTGTGCTCAATTTTATGGAATCCTTGTTAATAGTGGAAACGCAAATGCCTGCACAGGAAAACAAGGTATTGTAGATTATCATGACATTACTAAAAACTTTGAAAAAAAACTAAACCTTCCTCCTGGCTCCTTATTGATGGCATCTACAGGTGTTATAGGCGTAAGATTACCTGTAGAAAAATTCTACGCTTATACTGAAGCTTTAATCGATAAAATAGATGATGAAGATGACGATTTCACCAAAGCAATCATGACCACAGATACCAAACCTAAAAAAATCGCCGTATTGGTGGAAACAAAGAATGGAGTGTATGTCATAGGTGCAGCAGCCAAAGGTGCAGGGATGATTTCACCATCAATGGCAACGATGCTATCATTTATAACCACAGATGCCGTTATCGATAAAGATTTAATGCAAACTATATTATCAAAAGTAGTAGAAAAAAGTTTCAATTCTATAACTGTAGATGGGGACATGAGTACAAATGACTCAGTATTCCTCTTCTCCAACGGTCTAAGTGGAATTAAATTAACCACACAAGAAGAACTACAAGAATTTGAAAACGCTTTACTCTACGTATGCAATCACTTATCTCGATCTATTGTTTTAGATGGTGAAGGGGCAACAAAACTGGTTCATATCTTAGTTAAAAATGCAAAAACATACCAAGATGCTAAAACCTGTGCCAGTAAAATAGCAAATTCTCCTCTTGTAAAAACCATGTTTTTCGGTTCAGACCCCAATTGGGGTAGGCTTATGGCTTCAATTGGTGCTTCCATGATAGATATAGATCCAGAAAAAATCGATATCTATTTCGATAATCTAAAATATGTTGAAAACAGTAGGCTTATAGACCCTTGCCTTGAAAAGGATGTTCATGAAATTATGTTAAAAAATGAATACATCATCACCATAGATTTAAAAGTAGGAAACGCAGAAGCCCAGATAATGACATGTGACTTTAGTTATGATTATGTAAAAATTAACGCCGACTACAGAAGTTAA
- a CDS encoding P-II family nitrogen regulator: MKKIEAIIKPFKLDEVKEKLTEIGIRGITISEVKGFGRQKGHTELYRGAEYVIDFIPKIKIELVLPDEMVDDAVRVIAETARTGRIGDGKIFVSSIDSVVRIRTGETGENAL, encoded by the coding sequence ATGAAAAAAATAGAAGCGATAATCAAACCTTTCAAGCTTGACGAAGTCAAGGAAAAACTAACCGAGATAGGTATAAGGGGTATCACCATAAGTGAGGTAAAAGGCTTTGGTAGACAGAAAGGTCATACAGAGCTTTATAGGGGAGCAGAGTATGTAATTGACTTCATACCCAAAATCAAAATAGAACTTGTGCTACCCGATGAGATGGTGGATGATGCAGTTAGAGTAATTGCTGAAACCGCAAGAACAGGAAGAATAGGTGACGGCAAGATATTTGTATCATCTATAGATTCAGTAGTAAGAATAAGAACTGGCGAAACAGGTGAAAATGCACTTTAA
- a CDS encoding MlaD family protein, whose protein sequence is MADPRFKGIEYKVGLFILLAVLTILIVIGLIAFNKKILTPKVKIKIYSENGEGLTNGMPVIFSGFQISRVQDINLEDDGRVTMTVKIPKDYIKWIKIDSECKLEAKNILGATSITFSGGKGRVIQDGDKFHLIRSKGLEEIIEKAKPVLDDAKQIVANIRDITDDLKNPDGDLTKLMRGLGHVGDDLTLKRGSLGKLIRTDDLNNKIHKITDDIQMLQKNLNEISIKVANILDKVDQRVVTTEETIKDVNNLIKKSNTLINDINKRVNELEPIIKNTEMITKNVAETTDNLTHIKKEADEILNSTNRLLLNLEQRWPFSGPKKSEGSIKIP, encoded by the coding sequence ATGGCTGACCCAAGATTTAAGGGTATAGAGTATAAAGTTGGTCTATTTATACTATTGGCTGTTTTAACCATTTTAATTGTCATTGGGCTTATTGCCTTTAACAAAAAAATCCTTACCCCAAAGGTAAAGATTAAGATATATTCCGAAAATGGTGAAGGACTTACGAATGGAATGCCAGTCATTTTTTCAGGATTTCAGATAAGTAGAGTTCAGGATATCAATCTTGAAGATGATGGTAGGGTTACCATGACAGTAAAAATTCCAAAAGACTATATTAAATGGATAAAAATAGATTCCGAATGTAAGTTAGAAGCTAAAAATATATTGGGTGCCACAAGTATAACATTTTCAGGGGGTAAAGGTAGAGTTATTCAGGATGGGGATAAATTTCACTTGATAAGAAGTAAGGGGTTGGAAGAGATAATAGAAAAAGCAAAACCTGTATTAGACGATGCAAAACAGATCGTTGCAAATATACGGGATATAACAGATGATTTGAAAAACCCAGATGGAGATCTGACAAAACTGATGAGGGGCTTGGGACATGTAGGGGATGATTTAACCCTCAAAAGAGGTTCCTTAGGCAAATTAATAAGAACCGATGATCTTAATAACAAAATTCATAAAATAACTGATGATATCCAGATGCTACAAAAAAACCTTAATGAGATCTCCATAAAGGTAGCAAATATATTGGATAAAGTTGATCAAAGGGTAGTAACAACGGAAGAAACGATAAAAGATGTAAATAACTTAATCAAAAAATCTAACACACTTATAAACGACATAAACAAGAGGGTAAATGAATTAGAACCTATTATCAAGAACACAGAAATGATTACAAAAAATGTAGCTGAAACCACCGATAACCTAACTCATATAAAAAAAGAAGCAGATGAAATACTCAATTCTACAAACAGACTGTTGCTAAATCTTGAACAGAGATGGCCGTTTTCCGGTCCCAAAAAATCTGAAGGAAGCATAAAAATACCTTAG
- the argC gene encoding N-acetyl-gamma-glutamyl-phosphate reductase — protein sequence MNVSIIGATGYTGFELVKILLKHPKLKIKHLTSDSSANKNISEIYPYLKGLCDMTLINNDFEKITKETDVVFLCLPHGASMDAANFFAKNGKIVIDLSADFRISDPNTYKKAYNENHKYPELLDKFVYGIPEIFEDSIKKSTLIANPGCYPTSIIIPLYPLIKNNLLEFDILIADSKSGVSGAGKTPSEKTHFCEVNEDFKPYSIFNHRHNPEIDHILSKTGSPVHVIFTPHLLPINRGILSTIYTKSNYKLSSIIECLKDFYNNKTFVRIYEKDIPSIKNIVNTNFIDIGVYKDGEQVIIISTIDNLIKGASGQAVQNLNLLVGFKETDGLL from the coding sequence ATGAATGTTTCCATCATTGGTGCTACAGGTTACACTGGTTTTGAATTGGTCAAGATCCTGTTAAAACATCCAAAATTAAAGATCAAACACCTCACAAGTGACTCAAGTGCTAATAAAAATATCAGTGAAATATACCCATACCTAAAGGGCTTATGCGATATGACCCTTATCAACAACGACTTTGAAAAGATAACAAAAGAAACAGATGTTGTATTTTTATGTCTTCCCCACGGGGCATCTATGGATGCAGCAAATTTTTTTGCTAAAAACGGTAAGATCGTAATAGATCTGAGCGCTGATTTCAGGATCTCAGACCCCAACACATATAAAAAAGCATACAATGAAAATCACAAATACCCCGAACTACTCGATAAGTTTGTATATGGGATACCTGAAATATTTGAGGATTCAATAAAAAAATCAACTCTCATAGCAAATCCCGGCTGTTACCCCACATCGATCATTATACCACTTTATCCTCTTATAAAAAATAATCTATTGGAATTTGACATATTGATAGCTGATTCAAAGTCTGGTGTCAGTGGAGCAGGTAAAACTCCTTCAGAGAAAACCCATTTCTGTGAGGTCAACGAAGACTTCAAACCCTACAGTATATTCAATCACCGACACAACCCTGAAATAGACCATATCCTTTCCAAAACAGGATCCCCTGTACATGTAATATTTACACCACACCTATTACCAATAAATAGAGGTATACTTTCCACTATTTACACAAAATCAAACTATAAATTATCCTCTATAATAGAATGCTTAAAAGATTTTTATAATAATAAAACTTTTGTAAGAATATACGAAAAAGATATCCCCTCAATAAAGAACATAGTAAATACGAATTTTATAGACATAGGAGTTTACAAAGATGGTGAACAAGTAATTATCATTTCAACCATAGACAACTTGATCAAAGGTGCAAGTGGTCAAGCAGTTCAAAATTTAAACCTCTTAGTAGGGTTTAAAGAAACAGACGGATTATTGTGA
- the glnA gene encoding type I glutamate--ammonia ligase, whose translation MTPKEVLKLIEEQNIKFVDLRFVDFFGLWQHCSYPVSMFDEDTFEEGLGFDGSSIRGWQAINNSDMLIIPDPSTAKIDPFTQVPTLIMLCKIVDPITKEPYSRDPRNIAMKAIKYLKGTGIADTAYFGPEAEFFIFDDVRYACNPNESFYYFDSIEAAWNTGREELPNLGYKIRHKEGYFPVPPHDTLMDIRAEMALAIEKFGIEVEAHHHEVATAGQCEIDIKFASLVEQADNLMFYKYAIKNVAKKYNKVVTFMPKPMFGDNGSGMHSHQSLWKDGKPLFAGDEYAGLSELALYYIGGIIKHAKAIAAFTNPSTNSYKRLVPGYEAPVNLAYSSRNRSAAIRIPMYSASPKSKRIEVRFPDPSCNPYLAFTAMLMAGLDGIENKIDPGEPMDKNLYDLDPIELSNIPKMPGSLEEALDCLEKDHEFLLKGDVFTEDVISTWIAYKRQNEISAVNMKPHPMEFMLYFDC comes from the coding sequence ATGACACCAAAAGAGGTTTTAAAGCTCATAGAAGAGCAAAATATCAAGTTTGTTGACCTACGTTTTGTAGATTTCTTTGGGCTGTGGCAGCACTGCTCCTATCCAGTATCTATGTTTGATGAAGATACCTTTGAAGAGGGTTTAGGATTCGATGGTTCCAGTATTAGAGGTTGGCAAGCAATCAATAACAGCGATATGTTGATCATCCCTGATCCATCCACGGCAAAGATAGATCCTTTCACACAAGTTCCTACTTTAATTATGCTCTGCAAAATAGTAGATCCTATTACAAAAGAGCCATATTCAAGGGACCCAAGAAACATAGCAATGAAAGCTATCAAATACCTTAAAGGTACCGGTATTGCAGATACAGCTTATTTTGGTCCAGAGGCTGAGTTCTTTATCTTTGATGATGTCAGATACGCATGCAACCCAAATGAAAGCTTCTACTATTTTGACTCTATAGAAGCAGCGTGGAACACAGGTAGAGAAGAGTTACCAAACTTGGGTTACAAAATAAGACATAAAGAGGGTTACTTCCCTGTACCTCCCCACGATACCCTTATGGATATTAGAGCCGAAATGGCCCTTGCAATTGAAAAGTTTGGTATCGAAGTTGAGGCTCATCACCATGAAGTGGCCACTGCTGGTCAGTGTGAAATAGATATCAAATTTGCCTCATTGGTGGAACAGGCTGATAATTTAATGTTCTACAAGTATGCAATTAAAAATGTAGCAAAAAAATATAATAAAGTTGTTACCTTCATGCCAAAGCCTATGTTTGGGGATAACGGTAGTGGTATGCACTCCCATCAATCTTTGTGGAAAGACGGTAAGCCTCTTTTTGCAGGGGATGAATATGCCGGATTGAGCGAATTAGCCCTCTACTACATCGGTGGTATTATCAAACATGCAAAAGCTATAGCTGCATTCACAAACCCATCCACAAACTCTTATAAGAGACTTGTACCTGGCTATGAAGCACCTGTTAATCTTGCATACTCTTCAAGAAATAGAAGCGCAGCAATAAGAATTCCAATGTACTCAGCATCCCCAAAATCTAAGAGAATAGAAGTAAGATTCCCTGACCCATCTTGCAATCCATACCTTGCATTCACAGCTATGCTCATGGCTGGTCTTGATGGTATAGAAAACAAGATAGATCCAGGTGAACCAATGGACAAAAACCTCTACGATCTTGATCCTATCGAGCTTTCAAATATTCCAAAGATGCCAGGATCCCTCGAAGAGGCCCTCGATTGTCTTGAAAAAGATCATGAGTTCCTACTCAAGGGTGATGTGTTCACAGAAGATGTTATTTCGACATGGATAGCTTACAAGAGACAAAACGAAATATCTGCCGTAAATATGAAACCTCATCCAATGGAGTTCATGCTATATTTTGACTGCTAA